The sequence TCCATTACTGTTCCGCCGCGCCGAACGTGCGCAGAACGTCGTCCTCGAGGATCCTGACCTGCTGTTGAGCGTCCTGCAGCGCGGCCTGGCAGAACTTCAGGAGCTCGGCGCCGCGCTTGTACGCCGCGAGAGACTGTTCGAGCGGCATCTGCCCGGCCTCCATACTGGCGACGATTTTCTCGAGCTCGGTGAGGGCCGATTCGAAAGTGGCCTCCTGCTCGGGGGGCTTGCCGGGGGTGGGCATTCGGGGTACCTGACGAAACCGTAAAGATTAGCGCAATCAGTGATTTGCGGTCAATCTAAAGGAGGGGCCGCGAGTGCTCTGCGACGACGCGAGCTTCGTTCGCGTGCATCGGCGCACGTAATCCGCGCGGCCTTCTCACGCGTTGTGCAATTGAACCCGGCGCGGCTGGAAAAACCGGTTGCCCGGCCCGATATGTGCCGCTTGCCCACGTGCGCTAGTCGGGCAAAATCGGTTGCCTTTTCAAGACCTTTGGGAAAAAATAGCGCCTCTTTCGCGGGGGCGCCCAGTCGTCACGCCGAGGCTGGCCACATCGGCGACGATCGCCTTCACTCCTTCACGAACGACCACTCTGCATGTCAGACCTTTCCAGCGTCGCTGCACTGGGCAGTGACTCCTCGCAATTGCCGATCGGCTGGTACTTCGATCCCGCGCTCTACGAGATCGAGAAACGCATCTTCTTCGAGCGCGGCCCGGGCTATGTCGGTCACGAGCTCATGGTGCCGAACGCGGGCGATTACCACGCGCTGGCGTGGATGGGCGATGCCAAGGCGCTGGTGCGCAACGATCATGGCGTCGAGCTCCTGTCGAACATCTGCCGCCATCGCCAGGCGGTGATGCTGCGCGGCCGGGGCGCGGTCCGCAACATCGTCTGCCCGCTGCACCGCTGGACCTACGGCCTGGACGGGCGCCTCATCGGCGCCCCGCAGTTCGAGGAGAATCCCTGCCTCGACCTCGCGAAGTCCAAGCTCACGGACTGGAACGGACTGCTGTTCGCGGGCCAGCGCCGGGTGGCGGACGATCTCGCCGCGCTGGGCGTGGCGAAAGATCTCGATTTCTCGGGCTTCGTATACGACCGCACCGAGATCGACGAATACGCGTGCAACTGGAAGACCTTCATCGAGGTTTACCTCGAGGATTATCACGTCGAGCCGTTCCACCCCGGGCTCGGCAATTTCGTCGATGTCCGCGATCTGTCCTGGGAGTTCGGCGACTGGTACAGCGTCCAGACGTGCGGGGTGAAGCGCGGACTCGGGCGTCCCGGCAGCAAGGTCTACCAGCGCTGGCACGATGAAGTCCTGCGTTACGCCGCAGGCCGCCAGCCGGCTCACGGCGCGATCTGGCTCACCTACTTTCCCAACATCATGGTCGAGTGGTATCCGCATTCCCTGGTGATCAGCACGCTGGTGCCGCGCGGTCCCGAGGCGTGCACGAACGTGGTGGAGTTCTACTATCCCGAGGACATCGCGCTCTTCGAGCGCGAGTTCGTCGAGGCGGAGCAGGCGGCCTACCGCGAGACCGCGGTGGAAGACGCGGAGATCATTGAGCGCATGACCGCGGGCCGGCGCGCATTGCTGCAACAGGGCATCGACGAGAGCGGCCCCTATCAGTCACCGCTGGAAGACGGCATGCGGCATTTCCACCAGTTCATCCGGCGCGAGCTGCAGCCTCACCTGTGAATCCGGGCGCCGCGGGCCGAACGTTTCGAAACGCGGACTGACTGGCCGATATGTTCACGACCCTCATCAGCGCCGAAGAGCTCGCGGCGAATCTCCGTAAACCCGATTGGGCGATCTTCGATTGCCGGCACGATCTGGCCGATTACGAGCATGGCCGCCGGGCCTATCGCGAGTCGCACATACCCGGCGCGGCCTTCGTGCACCTCGACGAGGATCTCTCGGGCCCCAAGACGGGCGGCAACGGGCGGCACCCGCTGCCCCACTCGCGGACGTTCGCGCTGAGGCTCGGCGCCCTCGGCGTCGGCAATACGACGCAAGTGGTCGCCTACGACGCCAGCGGCGGCTATTACGGCGCACGGCTGTGGTGGATGCTGCGCTGGCTCGGCCACACCCGCGTCGCGGTGCTGGACGGCGGCTGGCAGCGGTGGACGCAGCGCGGCTTCGAAGTCTCGACCGAGGTTCCTGTCCCCCAGCCGACCACGTTCGCGATACTGGCGCGCCCGCGCGCGGCCGTGGACGCGGCCTTCGTCGCGTCGCACCTCGATGACGCAAAGACCCTCGTCGTGGATGCTCGGAGCCCCGACCGCTTCAGGGGCGAGAACGAGACGCTCGATCCCGTCGCCGGTCACATTCCCGGCGCCGCGAACCGCTTCTTCCGGCTGAACCTGGCCGAGGATGGCTCGTTCAAGCCGCCCGAGCGTCTGCGGGGTGAGTTCGAAGCGTTACTGGGGGGACGAGAGGCTGCTGCGGTGGTGCATCAATGCGGGTCCGGTGTGACCGCCTGCCATAACCTGCTCGCGATGGAGCACGCAGGCCTGGCAGGCTCCCGGCTTTACCCCGGATCGTGGAGCGAGTGGGTCAGCGATCGCTCCCGGCCTGTGACGCGCTGACGCGCGCCAGCAGGCCGTCTTCGCCGCCGGTGACGATCGCGGCGAGGATCGCGAGCGCAAGAATCGTCAGCAGGCCCGCCGCGCAGCGGCGCAACACCGCTCGCGCGTCGACCGGATCGGGATACGCCTCTTCGAGGCGGCGTCGTTCTACGGAGCTGATCATGGCGTCGCTCTCCGGTTCTCAGAAAGTCGGGGCGTCGATCGACTGGGCGTTCGCGCTGATCGGGTAACGCTCGTGGAACGGGCGCTCGGAAGACTGCTCGACGATCTGGGTCGGCGCGGCGTTGGCGACCGACTCGAGCGCGTTGGGGGTGGTCAACAGAAGCGCCGCCGCGCCGCACGCGACGAAGACCATGGCGGTCAGCACCGCGACGAGCTC is a genomic window of Burkholderiales bacterium containing:
- a CDS encoding exodeoxyribonuclease VII small subunit — protein: MPTPGKPPEQEATFESALTELEKIVASMEAGQMPLEQSLAAYKRGAELLKFCQAALQDAQQQVRILEDDVLRTFGAAEQ
- a CDS encoding aromatic ring-hydroxylating dioxygenase subunit alpha, whose amino-acid sequence is MSDLSSVAALGSDSSQLPIGWYFDPALYEIEKRIFFERGPGYVGHELMVPNAGDYHALAWMGDAKALVRNDHGVELLSNICRHRQAVMLRGRGAVRNIVCPLHRWTYGLDGRLIGAPQFEENPCLDLAKSKLTDWNGLLFAGQRRVADDLAALGVAKDLDFSGFVYDRTEIDEYACNWKTFIEVYLEDYHVEPFHPGLGNFVDVRDLSWEFGDWYSVQTCGVKRGLGRPGSKVYQRWHDEVLRYAAGRQPAHGAIWLTYFPNIMVEWYPHSLVISTLVPRGPEACTNVVEFYYPEDIALFEREFVEAEQAAYRETAVEDAEIIERMTAGRRALLQQGIDESGPYQSPLEDGMRHFHQFIRRELQPHL
- a CDS encoding sulfurtransferase produces the protein MFTTLISAEELAANLRKPDWAIFDCRHDLADYEHGRRAYRESHIPGAAFVHLDEDLSGPKTGGNGRHPLPHSRTFALRLGALGVGNTTQVVAYDASGGYYGARLWWMLRWLGHTRVAVLDGGWQRWTQRGFEVSTEVPVPQPTTFAILARPRAAVDAAFVASHLDDAKTLVVDARSPDRFRGENETLDPVAGHIPGAANRFFRLNLAEDGSFKPPERLRGEFEALLGGREAAAVVHQCGSGVTACHNLLAMEHAGLAGSRLYPGSWSEWVSDRSRPVTR